ACTCGTGGGCGGCGACGCGGTGGGCGTCGTAGATCACCGACGCCTGCCCGCTGGGGAAGTCGACCTCCGCCTCGCGGACGCCCGTCACGGCCTCGAGCCCTCGCAC
Above is a genomic segment from Planctomycetota bacterium containing:
- a CDS encoding heavy-metal-associated domain-containing protein, yielding VRGLEAVTGVREAEVDFPSGQASVIYDAHRVAAHELMAAVEETGYRCGEYHLGGSVAGVDGNRNRGSA